The Methanocella arvoryzae MRE50 genome includes a region encoding these proteins:
- a CDS encoding hydroxymethylglutaryl-CoA reductase, degradative, protein MEKSSQISGFYKLPPQERLAKVKELAGLTDEEAAVIGATGALKWEQVDRMVENVIGVIPVPLGVAVNFRVNDKDYLVPMAIEEPSVIAAASNAAKMAREKGGFKTSSTGPVMRGLIQVTEVKDPFSARLEVLAAKDKIMELANAVDPILVKFGGGCKDVEAYVREVPNKPGHTMLIVHLIVDCRDAMGANAVNTMTETVGPHIEKITGGKVYLRIISNLADRRLMRAKAVFGKEAIGGENVVDAVIKAYEFALADPYRAATHNKGIMNGISAVTLATGNDTRAIEAGAHAYAAITGTYRPLTTYEKNADGDLVATIELPLAVGLVGGATASHPTAKANVKILGVKTATELGEVMAAVGLAQNFAALRALATEGIQRGHMQLHSRNVAIQAGATGDLIDRVAEAMVKEKKVRADRAKELLEEFIKQ, encoded by the coding sequence ATGGAGAAGAGCTCTCAGATCTCAGGCTTTTACAAGCTTCCTCCGCAGGAGCGGCTGGCTAAGGTGAAGGAACTCGCCGGCCTGACCGACGAGGAAGCGGCAGTCATCGGCGCTACGGGCGCGTTAAAGTGGGAACAGGTCGACCGCATGGTGGAGAACGTCATCGGCGTCATTCCAGTACCGCTGGGCGTGGCAGTGAACTTTAGGGTCAACGACAAGGACTATCTCGTGCCGATGGCCATCGAGGAGCCCTCGGTCATTGCGGCGGCATCCAACGCGGCCAAGATGGCCCGGGAAAAGGGCGGCTTCAAGACCAGCAGCACCGGGCCTGTCATGCGCGGCCTCATCCAGGTGACCGAGGTCAAGGACCCGTTCAGCGCCCGGCTCGAAGTGCTGGCAGCCAAGGACAAGATCATGGAGCTGGCCAACGCTGTGGACCCGATCCTCGTCAAGTTCGGCGGCGGGTGCAAAGATGTCGAGGCTTACGTCCGGGAAGTACCGAACAAGCCCGGCCACACCATGCTGATCGTCCACCTGATCGTCGACTGCCGGGACGCCATGGGCGCCAACGCAGTCAACACCATGACCGAGACCGTCGGCCCGCACATCGAAAAGATCACCGGCGGCAAAGTATACCTAAGGATCATCTCCAACCTCGCAGACAGGCGCCTGATGAGGGCGAAGGCCGTATTTGGCAAGGAAGCCATCGGCGGCGAGAACGTGGTTGACGCGGTGATTAAGGCGTACGAGTTCGCGCTGGCGGACCCGTACAGGGCAGCCACTCATAACAAGGGCATCATGAATGGCATCTCTGCCGTAACTCTCGCGACGGGCAACGACACCCGGGCCATCGAGGCAGGCGCCCACGCTTATGCCGCGATCACCGGCACCTACAGGCCCCTGACCACATACGAGAAGAACGCTGACGGCGACCTCGTGGCGACCATCGAGCTGCCTCTGGCCGTCGGCTTAGTCGGCGGCGCGACCGCGTCGCATCCGACTGCGAAGGCGAACGTGAAAATCCTGGGCGTCAAGACGGCCACCGAACTGGGAGAGGTCATGGCCGCAGTAGGCCTGGCGCAGAATTTCGCGGCGCTCCGGGCGCTGGCGACAGAGGGTATCCAGCGCGGCCACATGCAGCTGCACTCCAGGAACGTCGCCATCCAGGCCGGCGCCACGGGAGACCTGATCGACCGGGTTGCAGAGGCGATGGTCAAGGAGAAGAAGGTCCGGGCTGACCGGGCTAAAGAGCTGCTGGAAGAGTTCATAAAACAGTAA
- a CDS encoding winged helix DNA-binding domain-containing protein — protein sequence MKIYSPTAVNAFILEKQMLANRKASSLEEAVKDLLVIDSGSLPNTCYSLSLRVKNFNPAAFQQSLSGGRLARVRGLKGNLQVMHTDLMPAVFAASAESREARAKSLLQGWGIGEDEYRRTSAAIIEALGTKEKTLPQLKNGLKPGVSRDLVKTKGKKKERSTNVAVVATAMWERWELLRGGTGRAPCEDPGRYSLFSRRFGRMKLDMDRKEAVRKLAGQYVAAYGPVSVDDIAWWLGISVKEAQATLDRKALEQVEIEGCAGEYFTAAGQDIGDKEPGTAIAILAADDPYVKAYARRERFVPGLYLDRMITRFGESVSTAVIGGAVTGIWHIDREMEGDLVDVELFGPVAEGLDPVVECAAEAAGRFFTGDHVPVRISIYKK from the coding sequence ATGAAGATCTACTCACCCACCGCAGTCAACGCGTTTATTCTAGAAAAGCAGATGCTCGCCAATCGTAAAGCTTCCAGCCTGGAAGAGGCGGTGAAAGATCTTCTGGTCATAGACTCCGGTAGCTTGCCCAATACATGCTACAGCCTCAGCCTGCGTGTGAAAAATTTCAACCCTGCTGCCTTCCAGCAATCGCTCTCTGGCGGAAGGCTGGCCAGGGTGAGAGGCTTAAAGGGTAATTTACAGGTGATGCACACGGATCTGATGCCCGCTGTTTTTGCTGCCTCGGCGGAGTCCCGGGAGGCGCGGGCGAAGTCGCTGCTGCAGGGGTGGGGCATCGGGGAGGACGAGTACCGGCGGACCAGTGCAGCGATTATCGAAGCGCTGGGCACGAAAGAGAAGACGCTGCCTCAGCTCAAGAACGGGCTCAAGCCGGGCGTGTCCAGGGACCTGGTCAAGACTAAGGGTAAGAAAAAGGAGCGGTCGACGAACGTCGCTGTCGTGGCCACGGCTATGTGGGAGCGGTGGGAACTCCTGAGGGGCGGAACGGGCAGGGCACCGTGCGAGGACCCGGGGAGATATTCGCTATTCTCTCGCAGGTTTGGCAGGATGAAGCTTGACATGGACCGGAAGGAAGCGGTCAGAAAGCTGGCAGGGCAGTACGTTGCTGCTTATGGCCCGGTGAGCGTAGATGACATCGCCTGGTGGCTGGGTATTTCAGTGAAAGAAGCGCAGGCAACTCTGGATCGAAAGGCGCTTGAGCAGGTGGAGATAGAGGGCTGCGCCGGAGAATATTTCACCGCGGCAGGGCAGGACATCGGGGATAAGGAGCCCGGCACTGCTATCGCCATACTGGCCGCCGATGACCCGTATGTGAAAGCGTATGCCAGGCGGGAGCGCTTTGTGCCAGGCCTTTATTTAGACAGGATGATCACCCGGTTCGGGGAGTCGGTCAGCACGGCGGTGATCGGCGGTGCAGTCACTGGTATCTGGCACATCGACCGGGAAATGGAAGGCGACCTGGTCGACGTAGAGCTGTTCGGCCCGGTGGCGGAAGGCCTGGATCCGGTTGTCGAGTGTGCCGCAGAGGCTGCGGGGCGGTTCTTCACCGGAGACCACGTGCCCGTGCGGATCTCGATTTATAAAAAATGA
- the ileS gene encoding isoleucine--tRNA ligase, with product MIQEEKEQYSSKSLEAGVDELWRASDAYALTRKKRLGSKRFFFVDGPPYTTGRIHLGTAWNKIIKDSVLRYRSMNGYDLIDRPGWDMHGLPIEVKVESILGFKTKKDIEEFGVARFTEECKKFAIGNMHEMTSQFKKLGVWMNWDDPYMTLKNEYIEAAWWTIKQAHEKHLLERGLRNVNWCPRCETAIADSEVEYADRKDDSIYVKFPLKNEEGFLVIWTTTPWTIPANMAVAANKDFTYAMVYALPAAVLEEAAMQAGLDHTTLVEHHSDGRPKPMRYSDKVAKMKEAIGEEKVKELYEKHGEKLIIARDLVDGVLKMGRYADYQVLKTMTGEELKGTEYVHPLADLIPCQKETEHKVYLADFVVGENTGMVHIAPGHGFDDFELGLKEGIRAYCPVKANGHYDDSVGAYAGMEIREANPKIMEDLRQRNLLLGATTIEHRYGHCWRCKTPIIFLTTDQWFIAVSKMKEDMLAEVKRVNWYPDWAGSARFYDWVNGARDWCVSRQRYWGIPIPIWKCEKCGSLDVIGTKEELERKVGREVPDLHRPFVDEVRLECECGGSMRRVEDIFDVWFDSAVASWATLHFPGRKDLMDWWPADFIVEGHDQTRGWFYSQLGAGMVGFGKAPYNGVCMHGFTLDETGKKMSKSLGNVVAPEDVVEKLGADTLRLYVLSQNAPWEDLSFSWEECGNINRAINIFWNVYRFPLPYMVLDKFDPAKVTLESVKGSLRVEDRWILSKLQAVIKDVDTYMATYELHRATRSIISFILEDLSRWYVQLARERTWVEADDPDKLAAYRVLYDTLVTTVKLIAPFTPYIAERMYQNLVRNVSAEAPVSVHMCDWPVVDSSLLDEQLNRDMDIARKIVEASSNARQKAKRKLRWPVQKIVVAAENPDVVTAVKDLSGVIGEQTNSKEVVVLAPGEANTELGVEVVPNPKLIGPIFKAVAGKVTAALKEADGRAVKKAIEEEKKYIVEIPEGSFDILLDMVSFRDVIPESLAMADFPGGKVYVDVTLSKELEAEGYTRELIRRIQDMRKEMNLNVEDRIKVEVYVGDEKVLDLVKSMKDYAAGEVRADTLDLKTEKPAAGFVKDWDVEGIPMTIGLEKI from the coding sequence GTGATACAGGAAGAGAAAGAGCAGTACAGTAGCAAGAGTCTGGAGGCCGGAGTCGATGAGCTCTGGCGGGCCAGCGATGCGTACGCCCTGACCCGCAAAAAGAGGCTGGGCAGCAAGAGATTTTTCTTCGTGGACGGTCCGCCGTATACGACCGGCCGCATTCACCTGGGCACTGCCTGGAATAAGATCATCAAGGACTCGGTATTGAGATACCGTAGCATGAACGGCTACGACCTCATAGACAGGCCCGGCTGGGACATGCACGGGCTGCCGATCGAAGTTAAGGTCGAGAGCATTCTCGGGTTCAAGACCAAGAAGGACATCGAGGAGTTCGGCGTAGCCCGCTTTACGGAAGAGTGCAAGAAGTTCGCCATCGGCAACATGCACGAGATGACCTCGCAGTTCAAGAAGCTCGGCGTCTGGATGAACTGGGACGATCCGTACATGACCCTGAAAAACGAGTACATCGAGGCCGCCTGGTGGACCATCAAGCAGGCGCACGAAAAGCACCTCCTCGAGAGAGGCCTGCGCAACGTCAACTGGTGCCCCCGGTGCGAGACTGCGATCGCGGATTCGGAAGTCGAGTACGCCGACCGGAAGGACGATTCAATCTACGTCAAGTTCCCGCTGAAAAACGAAGAGGGCTTTTTGGTAATATGGACCACCACCCCGTGGACCATACCGGCCAACATGGCGGTCGCCGCCAACAAGGACTTCACCTACGCGATGGTGTACGCCCTTCCTGCGGCAGTGCTGGAAGAAGCCGCCATGCAGGCAGGCCTTGACCACACCACGCTGGTAGAGCATCACTCTGACGGCCGGCCCAAGCCGATGCGCTACTCGGACAAGGTAGCGAAGATGAAGGAGGCCATAGGCGAGGAGAAAGTCAAGGAACTATATGAGAAGCACGGCGAGAAGCTGATCATAGCCAGAGACCTTGTGGACGGAGTCCTCAAGATGGGCCGGTACGCAGACTACCAGGTGCTCAAGACTATGACCGGCGAAGAGCTAAAGGGCACAGAGTATGTGCACCCCCTCGCAGACCTTATCCCCTGCCAGAAGGAGACAGAGCATAAGGTTTACCTTGCAGACTTCGTGGTCGGCGAGAACACCGGCATGGTCCACATCGCCCCCGGCCACGGTTTCGACGACTTCGAGCTCGGCCTCAAGGAAGGCATCAGGGCTTACTGCCCTGTGAAGGCGAACGGCCACTACGACGACTCGGTGGGGGCTTACGCGGGCATGGAAATACGCGAAGCCAACCCGAAGATCATGGAAGACCTGAGGCAGCGGAACCTGCTGCTCGGCGCCACGACCATCGAGCACAGGTACGGCCACTGCTGGCGGTGCAAGACTCCGATCATCTTCCTCACAACTGACCAGTGGTTCATCGCGGTCAGCAAGATGAAGGAAGACATGCTCGCCGAGGTCAAGCGGGTCAACTGGTATCCCGACTGGGCCGGCTCCGCCCGGTTCTACGACTGGGTGAACGGCGCCAGGGACTGGTGCGTATCCAGGCAGCGGTACTGGGGCATACCTATACCCATATGGAAGTGCGAGAAATGCGGCAGCCTGGACGTGATCGGCACAAAGGAAGAGCTGGAGCGGAAAGTCGGCAGGGAAGTCCCCGACCTGCACCGGCCCTTCGTGGACGAAGTCAGGCTGGAGTGCGAGTGCGGCGGCTCGATGCGCCGCGTCGAGGACATCTTCGACGTGTGGTTCGACTCCGCAGTGGCGTCGTGGGCGACCCTGCACTTCCCGGGAAGGAAAGACCTGATGGACTGGTGGCCGGCCGACTTCATCGTGGAAGGCCACGACCAGACAAGAGGCTGGTTCTACTCGCAGCTGGGAGCTGGCATGGTGGGCTTCGGCAAGGCGCCGTACAACGGCGTATGCATGCACGGCTTCACGTTAGACGAGACGGGCAAAAAGATGTCGAAGAGCCTGGGCAACGTAGTCGCCCCGGAGGACGTGGTGGAGAAGCTGGGCGCAGACACGCTGCGCCTGTATGTGTTATCGCAGAACGCCCCGTGGGAAGACCTGAGCTTCTCGTGGGAGGAATGCGGCAACATCAACAGGGCCATTAACATCTTCTGGAACGTCTACAGGTTCCCGCTGCCCTACATGGTGCTCGACAAGTTCGACCCGGCAAAGGTCACCTTAGAATCTGTTAAGGGCAGCCTCCGCGTGGAAGACCGGTGGATCCTGTCGAAGCTCCAGGCCGTCATCAAGGACGTGGACACCTACATGGCCACCTATGAATTGCACCGGGCCACACGCTCGATCATAAGCTTCATCCTCGAAGACCTGTCCAGGTGGTACGTCCAGCTGGCCAGAGAGAGGACATGGGTAGAGGCGGACGACCCGGACAAGCTGGCGGCATACAGGGTTTTATATGACACGCTGGTGACTACCGTCAAGCTGATAGCGCCGTTTACTCCGTACATAGCGGAGCGCATGTACCAGAACCTCGTCAGAAACGTCAGCGCAGAGGCGCCAGTTTCTGTACATATGTGTGACTGGCCTGTCGTTGACAGCAGCCTGCTCGACGAGCAGCTGAACAGGGACATGGACATCGCCCGGAAGATCGTGGAAGCCTCCTCCAACGCCCGGCAGAAGGCGAAGAGGAAGCTCAGGTGGCCGGTCCAGAAGATCGTGGTCGCAGCGGAGAACCCGGACGTGGTGACCGCAGTCAAAGACCTGTCGGGAGTCATCGGGGAGCAGACCAACTCCAAGGAAGTCGTCGTGCTGGCCCCCGGAGAGGCGAACACCGAGCTCGGAGTAGAAGTCGTGCCCAACCCGAAGCTGATCGGCCCCATATTTAAGGCTGTGGCCGGAAAAGTGACCGCAGCCCTCAAAGAGGCCGATGGCAGGGCTGTGAAAAAGGCGATCGAGGAGGAGAAGAAGTATATCGTCGAGATACCCGAAGGCTCGTTCGACATCCTGTTGGACATGGTCAGCTTCCGGGACGTCATCCCCGAGAGCCTCGCCATGGCCGACTTCCCGGGCGGCAAGGTCTACGTCGACGTAACCCTCTCGAAAGAGCTGGAAGCGGAGGGCTACACCAGAGAGCTGATCCGCCGCATCCAGGACATGCGGAAGGAGATGAACCTCAACGTGGAGGACCGGATCAAGGTGGAAGTCTACGTGGGCGACGAGAAGGTGCTCGACCTGGTGAAGAGCATGAAGGACTACGCTGCCGGTGAAGTCAGGGCTGATACGCTGGACCTCAAAACTGAGAAGCCGGCCGCCGGCTTCGTCAAGGACTGGGATGTAGAAGGCATTCCCATGACCATCGGGCTGGAAAAGATATGA
- a CDS encoding DUF7287 family protein: MLQLKNRRGQSNIDFLIGMGVFLLGFLYVLTFVPTLFTPYQPGAVDLSAVAYKTCAVLVEDPGWYNYTENDGYTSWELQKITYSDEYPFTNFQRFGLARDKQSPNVLSLDKVEKLQSIYDKGKYDEIRQRIGLAGTVTYDFNMDLVMTNMKGEDITLLNIDSSEPGDNMEKMQRYVQVDTGKQLFIDCQNPLDTSAKSKVLRVNLAGRPSSDEHDVIIRLYNAEEDWTISAIRGDETSFPMNDLFYQMDYVIMVNGDELPYGPMPGTPIAIGKGDTVEVKFFHETISANDISYLLISQSGADPESVLPGNEVGFINDPLYIRQSVCYPGTFTLEVWSDDLW; encoded by the coding sequence ATGTTACAGTTAAAAAATCGCCGCGGACAGTCCAATATCGACTTCCTGATCGGGATGGGTGTTTTTCTCCTCGGTTTCCTCTACGTGCTGACGTTCGTGCCCACCCTGTTCACCCCGTACCAGCCGGGAGCGGTGGACCTGAGCGCAGTGGCATATAAGACATGCGCTGTGCTAGTTGAAGACCCGGGCTGGTATAACTATACAGAAAACGATGGTTATACTTCGTGGGAGCTACAAAAAATAACCTACAGCGATGAGTATCCTTTTACTAATTTCCAGCGTTTCGGGCTGGCAAGAGATAAGCAGTCGCCTAACGTGCTGTCCCTTGATAAAGTGGAGAAGTTACAGAGTATTTATGATAAGGGCAAATATGACGAGATCAGGCAGAGGATCGGGCTTGCCGGCACTGTCACGTATGATTTCAACATGGACCTGGTAATGACAAACATGAAAGGTGAAGACATCACCCTGCTGAACATAGACTCATCAGAGCCCGGCGACAACATGGAAAAGATGCAGAGGTACGTGCAGGTCGACACGGGAAAACAGCTGTTCATAGACTGCCAGAACCCCCTTGATACCAGTGCCAAAAGTAAGGTGCTCCGGGTAAATCTGGCCGGCCGCCCCTCGTCAGACGAGCACGACGTCATAATACGCCTGTACAACGCAGAAGAGGACTGGACGATCAGCGCGATCCGGGGGGACGAGACCAGCTTCCCGATGAACGATCTATTCTATCAGATGGACTACGTCATCATGGTAAACGGAGATGAGCTGCCATACGGCCCCATGCCCGGCACCCCGATCGCGATAGGAAAGGGCGATACGGTGGAAGTTAAGTTCTTCCACGAAACGATATCAGCTAACGATATCAGCTATCTCCTGATAAGCCAGTCGGGCGCTGATCCTGAGTCGGTATTACCCGGTAATGAGGTAGGCTTCATCAATGACCCACTATATATAAGACAAAGCGTCTGTTACCCGGGAACGTTTACTCTGGAGGTGTGGTCCGATGACCTCTGGTGA
- a CDS encoding DUF7266 family protein has translation MTLWQQYRKAGEDQSRDEAGVSAVLEYMITFITAFILFTILLVMFNGLFVNSPTQSVCSVQYTDVGNEVAAKLLDTYLVAPADGTIYTSFEIPRDVAGKSYTVKIEPIGSDAEVEVYSRESGVSRKITVNGVHSTINLNGTTTSLSDTHWISYESTPR, from the coding sequence ATAACGTTATGGCAGCAATATCGAAAGGCCGGGGAAGATCAGAGCAGGGATGAGGCTGGCGTATCGGCAGTTCTGGAGTATATGATTACGTTCATCACTGCGTTCATACTCTTCACGATCTTGCTGGTGATGTTCAACGGATTGTTTGTCAACTCCCCGACTCAGTCAGTCTGTTCCGTCCAGTACACGGACGTAGGAAACGAGGTGGCGGCAAAGCTTCTCGATACGTACCTCGTGGCTCCGGCAGATGGCACTATTTACACCAGTTTTGAGATACCCCGGGATGTGGCTGGCAAGAGCTATACGGTTAAGATCGAGCCGATCGGAAGCGACGCAGAGGTAGAAGTATACTCCCGCGAGAGCGGCGTCAGCCGGAAGATCACTGTGAACGGGGTGCACTCCACTATCAACCTGAACGGTACGACGACGAGCCTCAGCGATACACACTGGATATCCTATGAATCGACCCCCCGGTGA
- a CDS encoding DUF7289 family protein has protein sequence MAGKGRGVRDDKGVSETLGSILVFGIIVSGIAMILLFGTNILNNSKEISNFQNVEQGFKLVQSDIKRVAFEEMPVKLTRIHIDSGTISKDPAKRVTITYAGKDIENHTYVCDYDAQVGEITYQPAGLQSSISIENGGLWKMEGGYDSMITAPRIFMSPDGVLVINVIRLDCEAEKFSGAGTINLYMKHLNSQVQAYDNPPAGNDEVKLEIQTNYPSAWSAAFKDNPVDTTVSDTSDGVEITFKDVKKLIISEHTVRIDPMSISS, from the coding sequence ATGGCAGGTAAGGGGCGAGGAGTAAGGGACGATAAGGGAGTATCGGAAACATTAGGGTCCATACTGGTATTTGGAATCATAGTCTCTGGCATCGCAATGATACTACTGTTCGGGACGAACATCCTTAACAATAGTAAAGAGATCAGCAACTTCCAGAACGTCGAGCAGGGCTTCAAGCTGGTCCAGAGCGACATTAAGCGTGTGGCCTTCGAGGAGATGCCGGTCAAGCTGACCCGGATACACATCGACAGCGGCACTATCAGTAAAGACCCTGCAAAAAGGGTCACTATCACCTATGCGGGGAAAGATATTGAGAACCATACTTATGTTTGTGATTATGACGCCCAAGTGGGAGAGATCACTTATCAGCCTGCCGGCCTGCAGAGCAGCATATCGATCGAGAACGGCGGCCTGTGGAAGATGGAGGGCGGTTATGACTCCATGATCACTGCCCCGAGAATCTTCATGAGCCCTGACGGTGTCCTTGTAATAAATGTGATCAGGCTGGACTGCGAGGCTGAAAAGTTCTCGGGCGCCGGCACTATCAACCTGTATATGAAACATTTGAACAGCCAGGTGCAAGCGTATGATAATCCGCCGGCTGGTAACGATGAGGTCAAGCTAGAGATACAAACAAACTACCCGAGCGCGTGGTCGGCCGCATTTAAGGACAACCCCGTAGACACCACGGTTTCCGATACGTCTGACGGAGTAGAGATTACGTTTAAGGACGTCAAAAAGCTCATCATAAGCGAGCATACCGTCCGGATCGACCCGATGTCGATCTCATCTTAG
- a CDS encoding DUF7288 family protein, translated as MTSGDRGQIYTLEGLIAAGILIGLLIFILQSVSVVTPQTEMTLDMKLQQKSSDILICIDRLDEKNTSELKNCVLEWEGGQTRYLANPLPANLSGEDDPGIARLNESIDGYLPSDVAYNVDFYFYDNYNNPKGYRTMNIIKHGDPGDNSVKVRKLVTINKDDDIPGNSFWSDSRNNRYPEIVEVQLTAWYL; from the coding sequence ATGACCTCTGGTGACCGGGGCCAGATATATACACTTGAAGGACTGATCGCTGCAGGCATACTGATAGGGCTGCTGATCTTCATCCTGCAGTCGGTATCAGTCGTCACTCCCCAGACAGAGATGACGCTGGACATGAAGCTTCAGCAGAAATCAAGCGATATCCTGATTTGCATTGATCGGCTTGACGAGAAGAACACGAGTGAGCTAAAGAACTGCGTCCTGGAATGGGAAGGCGGCCAAACTCGATACCTGGCAAACCCCCTGCCCGCAAACCTGTCCGGTGAAGATGACCCGGGTATCGCACGCCTGAACGAGTCTATCGATGGCTACCTGCCCTCGGATGTTGCATATAATGTAGACTTCTACTTCTATGACAACTACAATAATCCAAAAGGCTACAGGACTATGAACATCATCAAGCACGGCGATCCGGGCGACAACAGCGTCAAGGTCAGAAAGCTGGTGACCATCAACAAAGATGACGACATACCGGGGAACAGTTTCTGGAGCGATTCGAGAAATAACCGCTACCCGGAGATCGTCGAGGTTCAGCTCACAGCGTGGTACCTGTAA